A window of Tautonia plasticadhaerens contains these coding sequences:
- a CDS encoding RING finger protein, with protein MAKKKKRTQGGFQSFVTMVLLEELHDPGLASEHLDTFRQAVLKAVNDLLEEEEDEYDECLDIRDVAREAILQVAGDLDDFEEEAEEDLYECGVCMEEFDANEEEPHVCPDCGQHYCQTCARIDTGQKTLWIVCSCKEEAEEDQ; from the coding sequence ATGGCCAAGAAGAAGAAGCGGACCCAGGGGGGATTCCAGTCCTTCGTCACGATGGTCCTACTGGAGGAACTCCATGACCCCGGGCTGGCCTCCGAGCACCTGGACACCTTCCGGCAGGCCGTCCTCAAGGCCGTCAACGACCTCCTAGAAGAGGAAGAGGACGAGTACGACGAGTGCCTGGACATCCGAGACGTTGCCCGGGAGGCTATCCTCCAGGTCGCCGGGGACCTCGACGACTTCGAAGAGGAGGCCGAGGAGGACCTCTACGAATGTGGGGTGTGCATGGAGGAGTTCGACGCGAACGAGGAGGAGCCCCACGTATGCCCCGATTGCGGGCAACACTATTGTCAGACCTGCGCGCGGATCGACACCGGTCAAAAGACGTTGTGGATTGTCTGCTCCTGCAAGGAGGAGGCGGAGGAGGACCAATAA
- a CDS encoding IS5 family transposase → MRNPYPSDMTDEQWAVLEPLIPVSSPGRPHDVEMREGLNAILSQARSGCQWDMLPHDFPAQSTVFDSFEQWRDDGTCQVIPDALRRQARRAAGREPSPGAGSIDSQAVEGAEVGGERGYDGGKRLRGRKRHVIADSLGLLLVVLVTGASADDGTTAPRGLARLTAEHRTRLGEVWADGRCHEHGLNGRMKRAQVGYVIEAVSRPAGAKGVVLLHRRRVEERRFAWLGRYRWHSRDHEWSADSSEAMIKVRSIRRMLRLLSGDQSKKPVPFKYRDLQAIIPG, encoded by the coding sequence ATGCGCAATCCCTATCCCTCGGACATGACCGACGAGCAGTGGGCCGTCCTGGAGCCGCTGATCCCCGTCTCCTCGCCGGGGCGACCTCATGACGTCGAGATGCGGGAGGGGCTCAACGCCATCCTCTCTCAGGCCCGCAGCGGCTGCCAGTGGGACATGCTCCCCCACGACTTCCCGGCCCAAAGCACCGTCTTCGATTCCTTCGAGCAGTGGCGGGACGACGGCACCTGCCAGGTGATCCCCGACGCCCTGCGTCGGCAGGCCCGGCGAGCCGCCGGGCGGGAGCCGTCGCCGGGGGCCGGGAGCATCGACAGCCAGGCGGTCGAGGGCGCGGAAGTCGGCGGCGAGCGGGGCTACGACGGCGGCAAGAGGCTGCGGGGGCGCAAGCGGCACGTCATCGCGGACAGCCTCGGCTTGCTCTTGGTCGTGCTGGTGACGGGGGCGTCGGCCGACGACGGCACGACGGCCCCGAGGGGGCTGGCCCGCCTGACCGCCGAGCACCGCACCCGGCTGGGCGAGGTGTGGGCCGACGGGAGGTGTCACGAGCACGGGCTCAACGGCCGGATGAAGCGAGCGCAGGTCGGCTACGTGATCGAGGCGGTCAGCCGACCGGCCGGGGCGAAGGGCGTCGTGTTGCTCCATCGCCGCCGGGTCGAGGAACGGAGATTCGCCTGGTTGGGCCGATACCGGTGGCACAGCCGGGACCACGAGTGGTCGGCCGATTCGAGCGAGGCGATGATCAAGGTCCGCTCGATCCGTCGGATGCTCAGGCTCTTGAGTGGCGATCAGTCGAAGAAGCCCGTACCCTTCAAGTACCGAGATTTACAGGCGATCATTCCCGGATAG
- a CDS encoding IS1182 family transposase: MSLHPRPIGSVPEEAARVAHAAFPGGNTYIALRDELGTIFRDDDFADPYPSRGRPAESPWRLALVTVFQFAEGLSDRRAADAVRGRIDWKYALGLGLDDPGFDASVLCEFRARLVAGSAEGRLLDALLDLCRGRGWLKTRGRQRTDATHVLARVRNLDRLECVVETMRHVLNSLAAADPEWLRRQARAEWVERYGRRAEESRLPDSEEGRRALAREVGKDGHALLAAAYDAGAPPSVARSPAVETLRRVWVQHFLVEAGGLRWRAEGDGIPPSAASINSPHDSEARYGKKRSTIWVGYKAHLTETCDDESPHLVVQVTTAPAPAADGDALAGIYEQLGRKDSLPGKHLADTGYIDAELLVSSRRDHGVELIGPTRPDYGWQALAGGGFTASDFAIDWEGSRATCPEGRVSSGWTPAVERDHTEVVHIKFSRKDCKPCPARERCTGAARRSLTIRAREPFEALRAARAREETEEYRADYAHRAGIEGTISQAVRVAGLRRSRYAGRAKTHLQHLATAAAIDILRVVDWLAEAPREATRTCAFVRLITAAVPA; this comes from the coding sequence ATGTCGCTTCACCCACGGCCGATCGGATCGGTGCCCGAGGAGGCCGCCCGCGTCGCGCACGCCGCCTTCCCCGGTGGCAACACCTACATTGCCCTGCGCGATGAGCTGGGCACGATCTTCCGAGACGACGACTTCGCCGACCCGTACCCGAGCCGCGGCCGCCCCGCTGAGTCCCCCTGGCGGCTGGCCCTCGTGACCGTCTTCCAGTTCGCCGAGGGGCTGTCCGACCGCCGCGCCGCCGACGCGGTGCGCGGGCGGATCGACTGGAAGTACGCCCTCGGCCTGGGGCTCGACGACCCCGGCTTCGACGCCTCGGTCCTCTGCGAGTTCCGGGCGCGGCTCGTCGCCGGCTCGGCCGAGGGGCGGCTGCTCGACGCGCTCCTCGATCTCTGCCGCGGGCGCGGCTGGCTGAAGACCCGCGGCCGCCAGCGCACCGACGCGACGCACGTCCTGGCCCGCGTCCGCAACCTCGACCGGCTCGAGTGCGTCGTCGAGACGATGCGCCACGTCCTGAACAGCCTGGCAGCGGCGGACCCAGAGTGGCTCCGCCGTCAGGCCCGGGCGGAGTGGGTCGAGCGCTACGGCCGGCGAGCCGAGGAGTCCCGGCTCCCGGACTCCGAGGAGGGCCGCCGCGCCCTCGCCCGGGAGGTCGGCAAGGACGGCCACGCCCTGCTGGCGGCGGCCTACGACGCCGGCGCCCCGCCCTCGGTCGCGCGATCGCCGGCGGTCGAGACGCTGCGCCGGGTCTGGGTCCAGCACTTCCTGGTCGAGGCCGGCGGGCTGCGTTGGCGGGCCGAGGGTGACGGCATCCCGCCCTCCGCCGCGTCGATCAACTCGCCTCACGACTCCGAGGCCCGGTACGGCAAGAAGCGGTCGACGATCTGGGTGGGCTACAAGGCCCACCTGACCGAGACGTGCGACGACGAGTCGCCCCACCTGGTCGTCCAGGTGACGACCGCGCCGGCGCCGGCGGCCGACGGCGATGCCCTGGCCGGGATCTACGAGCAGCTGGGCCGGAAGGATTCGCTGCCGGGCAAGCACCTAGCGGACACCGGCTACATCGACGCCGAGCTGCTGGTCAGCAGCCGCCGCGACCACGGCGTGGAGCTGATCGGGCCGACGCGGCCGGACTACGGCTGGCAGGCCCTGGCCGGCGGCGGCTTCACGGCGTCGGACTTCGCCATCGACTGGGAGGGCAGCCGGGCCACCTGCCCGGAGGGGCGCGTCAGCTCGGGGTGGACGCCGGCCGTGGAGCGGGACCACACCGAGGTCGTGCACATCAAGTTCTCGAGGAAGGACTGCAAGCCCTGCCCCGCCCGAGAGCGGTGCACGGGGGCGGCGAGGCGGTCGCTGACGATCCGGGCCCGCGAGCCGTTCGAGGCGCTGAGGGCGGCCCGCGCGCGGGAGGAGACGGAGGAGTACCGGGCCGACTACGCCCACCGCGCGGGGATTGAAGGGACGATCTCGCAAGCGGTCCGGGTCGCCGGGCTGCGGCGATCGCGCTACGCGGGTCGGGCGAAGACGCACCTCCAGCACCTGGCGACGGCGGCCGCGATCGACATCTTGCGCGTCGTCGACTGGCTCGCGGAGGCACCTCGAGAAGCGACCAGGACGTGCGCCTTCGTCCGGCTGATCACCGCGGCCGTCCCGGCCTGA